The window TATAATAGAATATCCATTATTTTCAAAAAATAAAAGGCGGAAAGCAAATCAAACAGTAATTTATTATTTTAACGAAAGAAAAGATAAGTATATAGAAGTTAAACCAATTGCAGGATCTAGTATTCCAGGAGAATTTGAGGAAAAAGTTTTTATTTCTCTTATAAAAATTATGAGAAAATATGGCTATGGAAGAAATTTTGCTGTAACAAATTCAGAAATATTAGATAATATGTGTATTGATAATCAAGGAACAAAAAATGCTCTTTATTCTCAAGTAAAAGAAGCTATGCTAAAATTAACCGAAACATCTTACACTTTTAAAAATTCTTTATATTCAAATGAAATAGGAGGATTAATTGAAAACGCAGTTGTGACAAGTATTATGAATATACAAATTATTTCAAAAAATTCTGCTAAAAAAGGAGATTTTTTATATTTTAAAGATGGAAGAATTTCAGAAATTTATAAAGTTTCGTTATCAGATCATTTTTATAATAATATTATTAGACGAGGATATTTAGTTTATAATGCAGATACTCTTTTGAATATAAGTACATCAACTGCAAGAGGAATATATTTGTTAATTACTAAATGGAGATTTAATGATCTATATTTAAAGATTAATATATTAACTTTATTAAAAAGAATTCCTTTAAAACATGATTCTAAAAATATAGGAAGAAGTATTAATGTAATCGATAAAGCTTGTAAAGAACTATTAGATAAAAAACTTATAAAAAATTTTAACATAATAAAAAATGGGAAATTATCTGAAACAGAAATTGAATTTGATTTCGATGATATTCATAATCAATTAAAACAAATAAATTTTTATGAAGATAAAAATGCTTTTAATCAAATTTTTATTAGTTCTACAGAAGAAAAAGAAATATCTTTAAATAATTTTGAACCTATTGAAATAACAGAAGAAATTATTAATGAAATTATGGAACTATTACCAGAAAAAGCTAGAGAGCTTAAAACTATGAAAAAAACAATAAGAACTTCTATTGAAGATTTTGGTTATGAAAAAGTAAAAAAAGCAGCAATATATACTAAAAAAAATAAAGCTAAAAAAATAAGGAGTTATTTTTTACAAAGTTTAAAAAATGAGTGGTCAGAAGATATAAAGTTGCAAGAAGATCAAAATTTAACCATAAATTTCGAAAATTTTGAAATAGATAAAAAAGATAGAAATCAACTTTCTGAAAAATATCAGTTATTATGTGAAAAAGAAAAAAAAGAAATTGAAAAGTATGCTTATACAGATTATATTTCTCAATGTGGTTTAGAAACTGAGTTTCAAAAAAAAGCATTTACATTAGGAAAAGAATCTATTATTTTAGATTTTTTAGAAAACAATAAATATTTTGAAAATAGAGAAAATTTTATAGAAAAAGATATAACTAAGGCTAAATATTTAACCGGTGATGAGGTGAAAAAAGAAATTAATAGCCAATTAGCATTTTATGGAGAACTATTTGACTTAGATGAGGATACTTTGTTTTCTGTAAAATTTGAAGTAGGAAAATCTCTTTTTGAAAAGTTTGAAAAGGAAGAGATAACATTAGATGATCTTTTAGGAGTTATAAAGAACACCTTAAAAAAAGTTCAAAAAAAGAAAGATATGTTATAATGTAATTACATATTTTATTTATAGAAAGAGAGAGTTAATGACAAATTTAAAAAAATATCTTTATATTATCAATTATCCGAAACCAGAAAAAGAATTATGCTTAATAGAAATGAAATATTTATTTAAAGACAAATTTTTTAATAAAATATTATTTACAGAAGAAAAAATAAATCCATCAATAAGTCCTTTTGTAAGATTTAGATTAGAAATTTTATTTGCCGATGAAAATATAGAAAAAATTTGTAAAAATCTTAAAGATAAGGGAGAAACATCTGAAGATTATAAAGTGGAATATATAAAATTTGAAGAAGAGACTATTCCTCATGAAGAAAGATTAAATACAATAAAAGCTTTAGGATTATCAATTTTAGGTACATGTAAAATGACAAAACCTAAAAATTTATTTGGGATAATAAAAATAAATAATATTTATTATTTTGGAAAATTATTGAAAAATGATTTTATGTGGGACACCCATGTAAAAAAACCATGTTCCTATTCAAACTCATTAAGCACAAAATTAGCAAGGGTTATTGTAAATTTAGCTTCAGAAGGAAATAAAACTAAAAAAATAATAGACCCTTGTTGTGGAATAGGTACCACGATAATTGAAGGGAAATATTTAGGATTAAATATTATAGGAAGCGATATAAATCCTAAAGTAGTTCAAGGAGCAAATATGAATTTAGAGCACTTTGGCTTTCAACCTGAAATAGAAACTAAAGATTTGAATAGTATAGAAGGAGAATATGATGCATCTATATTAGATATTCCATATGGAATATTTAGCCATACTAATGAAGATGAACAAAATAATTTAATAAAAAGTTTAAGACGAATTTCTAAAAAAATGATTCTTATAAGTTTTGAAGATTTAAGTTCTTTAATTATAAAAAATAATTTTGAAATTAAAGATATATGCCCAGTGACAAAGGGGAAATTTAAAAGATATATTTATATTTGTGAATAAATAAAAAAAAATTTGCATTTTTAATATTTTATTAGGTATAACTGTGGTGTGAATGCTTGAGAGGCATTACTCCTGAGAATATTTGTGTTAGGAAAACTACCAGTCAACCGCACCTTCTGGTAGTTTTCTTAATTTTTTTTGAAAATTTGGAGGGAAAATGAAAAATAATATTTTAAAAAAAGAATATATTGAAGCATTTATAGGAAAAAGAGAACTAAAATGGTATGAAAAAGCTTTTGAAAAATACGAAAATAATGAGTTGAAATTTAACTTAATTGCGTGTATTTTTAGTTATTTATATTTAATTTATAGAAAATGTTATAAGGCAGGGATTATAATTGGAGTTATAATATTTTTTAGTTCTACTTTTTTAGGAGAAATTGGAAATATTATAAGTTTAGTTGTATCGGTTTTATGTGGATTATATGGACCTAAATTTGTATTTATTAGATATAAAGAAAATTTAGAGAGATTTGAAAATTTATCTGAAAATAGAGTTATTGCTAATTTAAAATTAGTTGGGGGTTTTGATATAAAATGGGTAATAGGTGCAGTTCTATTTACAGGGATATTTAATAAAATTTTAATGTTTGTCTCTCACGGAGGATACGAACAATTTAAATAAAAAAACATTTGACTATCAAAGTATAATATGGTAACATACTTGTGTGAGGATTAGGAATTAATTTGAACGATGTCTTTCCTTTTAAAATGTTGAAATTAGTAACTATGTAACAGAAAAAATAGTTGGGAGTCCGCCCCAACTATTTTTTTTTGCAAAAAAGAGAAAAAATAGGTTATAATAATCATAACTGTTTTAAGGAGGAAGTTATGGATTTAGGTAATAATATGAATTTTTTAGTTCCAATATTTTATTTTATATTTGGAGGATTAGCCGTTTTATATTACAAAAGAAAGGGAGCGCCCAAAACTCCAGAAGATGTTGTGGACAATATATTAAAAGATGCTTTTAAAGGAACAGAAAAAGATAGTCATAAGGAAGCTGAATTAGTTAGAGCATTATATCAAAATGAAAATTTTATAAAAGATTTATCTTTAACTGCAAAGTATAAAGGTAAAACAGTAGGTTATATTTTATTTACTAAAATAAAGATAAATGAAGAAGAATTATTAGCTTTAGGACCTGTAGGAGTTATGAGAAGATTTCAAAAAAAAGGCGTTGGAAAAAGTCTTATCACACAAGGACAACAATTAGCTAAGAAAAAAGGCTTTAAAGGTGTTTTTGTAGCAGGAGATCCAAATTTATTTAAAAAATTTGGATATAAACCTGCAAGTGAGTTTGGAATAAAGGCTCCTTTTGAAATTCCAGATGAAAATTTCATGGGAATAGAATTAGTTCCAGGAGCCTTTGATGGAATTTCAGGAACTCTTGAATATCCACAAGAATTTTTAGATTTTATGAAAAATTAATTTTTTTCAAAAATATCTATATTCACTTCAATAGTTGTTTTTAAAGTCTTCAGAGCTAGAAGTTTTTCAATTCCAGCCTGAGGACTTCTCCATCTATATGGAGTCATATTAAATAAATTTTCTATAGATTCTGGTTCTAAAATTTCAGTTTCATATTTTGTATTTACTCTTTCGATATGTTTAAAAATATTTAAATCTTCAATTGGAGAATAAAAATCTTTTCTTACGTTTTCGTATACGACTTCTTTCATTTCTAATAAATGATTTTCTCCTGTAGAAACAATAATAAGTTTTCCGCCTTTTTTTAAAGTTCTCATTTTTTCTTCAGGAACAATTTTTGCAAACATACATATGATGAAATCTAAAGATTCATTTTCTACAGGTAAATGCATAGCAGAAGCCACAAGCCAAGAGATTTCTTTATATGATTTAGCAGCGGCAATAATAGCTTCCTTGGAAATATCAATTCCTAGAATATTACTATTAATTTTATTTTCTGTAAGAGCTTTATGTAATCTGTTAGTATAGTATCCTTCTCCACAACCGATATCTAAAATATTTATATTGTTGTTTGTGGTAAGATTTAAAATAATATTATTAACAGAATTTGAAATCCCCTCATAATATCCTTTCTCAAGAAAATATTTTCTTGAAAGAACCATATCTTTGTTATCACCTGGGATTTTACTATTTTTTTGATTGGATAGTAAAAGATTACTATGACCATATTTTGAAATGTCAAAAGTGTGATTTTTTGAACATTTATATATTCTTCCCTCTTTAATTAATTTTTCTTTACAAATTGGACAAATAAGCATAATGTAACTCCTTTTTAATCTATAATATCTTCTTTTTGAATTTCTTTAATTTCACCAGGGATCATAT of the Cetobacterium ceti genome contains:
- a CDS encoding GNAT family N-acetyltransferase, with amino-acid sequence MDLGNNMNFLVPIFYFIFGGLAVLYYKRKGAPKTPEDVVDNILKDAFKGTEKDSHKEAELVRALYQNENFIKDLSLTAKYKGKTVGYILFTKIKINEEELLALGPVGVMRRFQKKGVGKSLITQGQQLAKKKGFKGVFVAGDPNLFKKFGYKPASEFGIKAPFEIPDENFMGIELVPGAFDGISGTLEYPQEFLDFMKN
- a CDS encoding DUF2628 domain-containing protein — protein: MKNNILKKEYIEAFIGKRELKWYEKAFEKYENNELKFNLIACIFSYLYLIYRKCYKAGIIIGVIIFFSSTFLGEIGNIISLVVSVLCGLYGPKFVFIRYKENLERFENLSENRVIANLKLVGGFDIKWVIGAVLFTGIFNKILMFVSHGGYEQFK
- a CDS encoding TRM11 family SAM-dependent methyltransferase, which codes for MTNLKKYLYIINYPKPEKELCLIEMKYLFKDKFFNKILFTEEKINPSISPFVRFRLEILFADENIEKICKNLKDKGETSEDYKVEYIKFEEETIPHEERLNTIKALGLSILGTCKMTKPKNLFGIIKINNIYYFGKLLKNDFMWDTHVKKPCSYSNSLSTKLARVIVNLASEGNKTKKIIDPCCGIGTTIIEGKYLGLNIIGSDINPKVVQGANMNLEHFGFQPEIETKDLNSIEGEYDASILDIPYGIFSHTNEDEQNNLIKSLRRISKKMILISFEDLSSLIIKNNFEIKDICPVTKGKFKRYIYICE
- a CDS encoding methyltransferase domain-containing protein translates to MLICPICKEKLIKEGRIYKCSKNHTFDISKYGHSNLLLSNQKNSKIPGDNKDMVLSRKYFLEKGYYEGISNSVNNIILNLTTNNNINILDIGCGEGYYTNRLHKALTENKINSNILGIDISKEAIIAAAKSYKEISWLVASAMHLPVENESLDFIICMFAKIVPEEKMRTLKKGGKLIIVSTGENHLLEMKEVVYENVRKDFYSPIEDLNIFKHIERVNTKYETEILEPESIENLFNMTPYRWRSPQAGIEKLLALKTLKTTIEVNIDIFEKN
- a CDS encoding replication initiation protein — its product is MKNLKKRDPFSSTYEGGGIEEIDNGPSEIVEEFLEFPEEHILQNINGNLIRMDMNIIEYPLFSKNKRRKANQTVIYYFNERKDKYIEVKPIAGSSIPGEFEEKVFISLIKIMRKYGYGRNFAVTNSEILDNMCIDNQGTKNALYSQVKEAMLKLTETSYTFKNSLYSNEIGGLIENAVVTSIMNIQIISKNSAKKGDFLYFKDGRISEIYKVSLSDHFYNNIIRRGYLVYNADTLLNISTSTARGIYLLITKWRFNDLYLKINILTLLKRIPLKHDSKNIGRSINVIDKACKELLDKKLIKNFNIIKNGKLSETEIEFDFDDIHNQLKQINFYEDKNAFNQIFISSTEEKEISLNNFEPIEITEEIINEIMELLPEKARELKTMKKTIRTSIEDFGYEKVKKAAIYTKKNKAKKIRSYFLQSLKNEWSEDIKLQEDQNLTINFENFEIDKKDRNQLSEKYQLLCEKEKKEIEKYAYTDYISQCGLETEFQKKAFTLGKESIILDFLENNKYFENRENFIEKDITKAKYLTGDEVKKEINSQLAFYGELFDLDEDTLFSVKFEVGKSLFEKFEKEEITLDDLLGVIKNTLKKVQKKKDML